In one window of Scytonema millei VB511283 DNA:
- a CDS encoding YihY/virulence factor BrkB family protein: MRIKTIISLLRETFTEWNEDKASRLAAALAYYTVFSLAPMLIIAIAIAGAVFGEEAARGEIVTQIQGLVGRDGAKFIETAIEGASKPRAGTIASLISIAVLLFGASGLFAQLQDSLNTIWEVQPKPGRGVIGILRDRFLSFTMVLGVGFLLLVSLVLSAGLSGLVNFLGSLLPGIGALLQLANFVLSFAVTTLLFGLIYKVLPDVKIAWSDVWSGAIVTSLLFSIGRFALGLYLGNSSFGSTYGAAGSVVIILVWVYYAAQILFFGAEFTQVYARRYGSRIVPTKNAVPLTEKNRDEQGMRTDRDRRRRKTR; the protein is encoded by the coding sequence GTGAGAATTAAGACAATTATTAGTTTGTTGCGAGAGACATTTACTGAATGGAACGAAGATAAAGCGTCGCGACTAGCCGCAGCACTGGCATATTACACGGTATTTTCCCTTGCCCCGATGTTGATTATTGCGATCGCGATTGCTGGAGCAGTTTTTGGCGAAGAAGCAGCAAGAGGCGAAATTGTTACGCAGATTCAAGGTTTGGTAGGTAGGGACGGGGCAAAATTTATTGAAACGGCAATTGAAGGTGCTAGTAAACCTAGAGCAGGAACCATTGCTTCCCTGATTAGTATTGCAGTTCTGTTATTTGGTGCTTCTGGTTTATTCGCTCAATTGCAAGACTCTTTAAATACGATCTGGGAAGTTCAGCCGAAACCCGGACGAGGTGTAATCGGCATCTTGCGCGATCGCTTTTTGTCATTCACGATGGTACTCGGTGTAGGCTTTTTGCTACTCGTTTCCCTAGTTTTAAGTGCGGGTTTATCAGGATTGGTTAATTTTTTGGGCAGCTTGCTACCAGGAATCGGGGCATTGTTACAGCTAGCTAACTTCGTCCTCTCTTTTGCCGTGACGACACTACTATTCGGACTGATTTACAAAGTCTTGCCAGATGTCAAAATTGCCTGGAGTGATGTTTGGAGCGGCGCGATTGTCACTTCGCTGCTATTCTCAATCGGTAGGTTTGCCCTGGGATTATATCTGGGAAACAGCAGTTTCGGTTCTACCTACGGCGCGGCAGGTTCAGTCGTCATTATTTTAGTTTGGGTTTACTATGCTGCCCAAATCCTCTTTTTCGGTGCAGAATTTACCCAAGTTTATGCCAGAAGATATGGTTCTCGCATCGTACCAACAAAAAATGCAGTACCGCTAACGGAAAAAAACCGCGACGAGCAAGGAATGAGGACAGATCGCGATCGTCGTCGCCGGAAGACGAGATAG
- a CDS encoding ADP-ribosylglycohydrolase family protein, translating to MSYSIHSRFRGTMLGMAVGEVANHPKLKAKLLSEKAIDNSSQSGLLDSVLQGIKTLIALGRFDYEAWHKSMTKELTGNSNASPLTTLPISVFFHENELKLRQNLQLALVAIDRDEPESRDGTLAIGQAIAIALQAKSNPIEIISQAIAFVGASPTATAAQLSQVKKLLDERAGLERAIAQLGQPHELSSQIALAFFCYLSTPADFRLTVQRAAISDRSGVTSAIAGALSGAYNGVASIPVTQALAIGVTNQAEVLRLCDVLVAVWSGVYQQSDRATTNNQIVAIAAPKIVRRR from the coding sequence ATGAGTTACTCGATTCATAGTCGATTTCGCGGCACGATGCTGGGAATGGCAGTTGGTGAGGTTGCAAATCACCCTAAACTTAAGGCAAAACTATTATCTGAAAAGGCAATCGATAACTCATCCCAATCAGGCTTGCTTGACTCAGTATTGCAAGGAATAAAGACTTTAATCGCGCTCGGTAGATTCGATTACGAAGCGTGGCACAAATCAATGACAAAAGAGTTGACTGGTAATTCAAACGCTTCACCTTTAACAACTCTTCCCATATCAGTATTTTTTCATGAGAATGAGTTGAAGCTGCGGCAGAATTTGCAACTGGCGCTAGTCGCGATCGATCGGGATGAACCAGAAAGCCGAGATGGAACCTTAGCAATAGGACAAGCAATCGCCATTGCTTTACAAGCAAAATCGAATCCAATTGAGATAATTTCCCAAGCAATTGCCTTTGTAGGAGCATCCCCAACTGCAACAGCTGCACAACTCTCACAAGTCAAAAAGCTACTGGACGAACGAGCAGGATTGGAAAGAGCGATCGCTCAGTTAGGACAACCCCATGAATTGAGCAGTCAAATCGCTTTGGCGTTTTTTTGCTACCTGAGTACGCCAGCAGATTTTCGCTTGACCGTTCAAAGAGCAGCAATCAGCGATCGCTCTGGCGTGACGAGCGCGATCGCGGGTGCGCTTTCAGGAGCTTACAATGGCGTGGCAAGCATTCCAGTTACTCAAGCACTAGCAATAGGGGTGACAAATCAGGCTGAAGTGCTAAGATTGTGTGATGTACTAGTCGCAGTGTGGTCGGGAGTATATCAGCAGAGCGATCGAGCTACTACCAACAATCAAATAGTTGCAATTGCTGCCCCTAAAATCGTGCGGAGGCGCTGA
- a CDS encoding putative 2-dehydropantoate 2-reductase: MESYPDRHNRNGKRSYAMLGTGALGGYYGACLQKAGLDVHFLLRSDYNHVSQSGLVIESTDGDFTLSQVNAYQDVKQMPRCDVVAIALKTIQNHLLSDLLLPVLKEDGVVLVLQNGLGIEDTVAEIVGSHRVIGGMCFVCANKLAPGHIRHLDYKAISLGEYTADYHPAGITAKMQQIAADFESAGIPIDLSEDLLLARWQKLVWNIPYNGLSVILNARTDELMADASTRALVEELMAEVVAGAARFDRHIPSSFVQNMLDRTAKMKPYKTSMKIDYDLQRPLEVEAIVGSPLRLAEAAGTNLPQIRTLYRQLKFLDRKNLTFDF, translated from the coding sequence ATGGAGTCGTATCCCGATCGCCATAATCGTAATGGTAAACGCAGTTACGCCATGTTAGGAACGGGGGCGTTGGGTGGTTATTATGGTGCTTGTCTGCAAAAAGCTGGTTTAGACGTCCATTTTTTGCTTCGCAGCGATTACAACCATGTTTCTCAATCTGGTTTAGTTATAGAGTCAACTGACGGTGACTTTACCCTATCCCAAGTCAATGCTTACCAAGACGTGAAGCAGATGCCGCGTTGCGATGTAGTGGCGATCGCGCTGAAAACGATTCAAAATCATCTATTATCCGATCTATTACTCCCAGTTCTGAAAGAAGATGGCGTAGTTTTGGTATTGCAGAATGGTTTGGGAATAGAAGACACGGTAGCTGAAATTGTCGGTTCTCATCGAGTTATCGGCGGTATGTGTTTTGTCTGCGCTAATAAACTCGCCCCAGGACATATTCGCCATTTAGATTATAAGGCGATTTCTTTGGGGGAATATACTGCTGACTATCATCCGGCGGGAATTACGGCAAAAATGCAGCAAATTGCCGCTGATTTTGAATCGGCTGGCATCCCCATTGACTTATCAGAAGATTTGCTGTTAGCGCGTTGGCAAAAATTGGTATGGAATATTCCCTATAACGGGCTATCTGTCATACTCAATGCTCGAACCGATGAGTTGATGGCAGATGCATCCACTCGGGCTTTAGTAGAAGAGTTGATGGCGGAAGTGGTAGCGGGTGCGGCTAGGTTCGATCGCCATATTCCTAGTAGTTTTGTCCAAAATATGCTCGATCGCACTGCCAAAATGAAGCCCTATAAAACTAGCATGAAGATTGACTACGATTTGCAGCGTCCTTTAGAAGTTGAAGCGATCGTTGGCAGTCCTTTACGTCTAGCTGAGGCTGCTGGAACAAATCTGCCTCAAATTCGCACTTTATATCGGCAGTTGAAGTTTTTAGATAGAAAAAATTTGACTTTTGACTTTTGA
- a CDS encoding Tic20 family protein: MAWRGTTTVQERIFACLPYLLPLMHGFAFGVFLLREFPVLQYLFLPLIPLLQIYSSIPFASLIVFFALYLLVVRNESISHFIRFNTMQAILIDIVIFLCGLVLPILAPIPGASFATQTIASTIFLGIVASVAFAVTQSLRGKYAEIPALSDAVHMQVR, translated from the coding sequence ATGGCTTGGCGCGGGACTACTACGGTGCAAGAGCGAATTTTTGCTTGTTTGCCATATTTGCTGCCCTTGATGCATGGATTTGCTTTTGGCGTTTTCTTACTGCGAGAATTTCCAGTTCTACAATATCTATTTCTACCGCTGATACCTTTATTGCAAATATACAGTAGTATACCTTTTGCTAGTCTAATTGTCTTTTTTGCTTTATATCTGTTGGTAGTTAGAAATGAAAGCATCAGCCACTTTATTCGTTTCAATACCATGCAAGCAATCTTAATTGATATTGTGATATTTTTGTGTGGTTTGGTACTGCCAATTTTGGCTCCAATTCCTGGGGCTAGTTTTGCCACACAGACTATAGCTAGTACAATTTTCCTTGGAATAGTGGCATCTGTAGCGTTTGCTGTGACTCAGTCTCTAAGAGGAAAATATGCAGAAATTCCTGCTCTCTCTGATGCAGTTCACATGCAGGTGAGATAG
- a CDS encoding fumarylacetoacetate hydrolase family protein, with protein sequence MAQRYIRVQSLEGRIHYGILQLSLEVLLLDAPPWLQGQPTEESLTPDEYQILAPCAPSKIVAVGKNYVEHAAEMGSSVPKEPLLFLKPPSAVIATATEIKYPQQSRRVDYEGELALVIGDRTSDCTPEQAQKKIWGYTIANDITARDLQRQDSQWTRAKGFDTFCPLGPWIVREINPSAQLQTFLNDNPQPVQSASIEEMVYSPAVLVSYISQVMTLLPGDVVLTGTPPGVGALNAGDRIRVEIEGIGRLENTVILRYANENSESTIQNL encoded by the coding sequence ATGGCGCAACGCTACATTCGAGTTCAATCTCTAGAGGGACGCATCCACTACGGCATACTCCAACTTAGCTTGGAAGTTTTGCTATTAGATGCTCCGCCTTGGCTACAAGGACAGCCTACGGAGGAAAGCTTAACACCAGATGAATATCAGATTCTCGCACCTTGCGCTCCCTCCAAAATCGTAGCAGTGGGTAAAAACTACGTGGAACATGCAGCAGAAATGGGTTCAAGCGTACCGAAGGAACCTTTGTTGTTTCTGAAGCCACCTTCAGCAGTGATTGCCACGGCGACTGAAATCAAATACCCGCAACAGTCGCGGCGGGTAGACTATGAAGGAGAATTAGCTTTAGTGATTGGCGATCGCACGTCAGATTGTACGCCAGAACAAGCACAGAAAAAAATTTGGGGCTACACGATCGCCAACGATATCACGGCGCGAGATTTACAAAGGCAAGACAGTCAGTGGACGCGAGCCAAGGGATTTGATACCTTTTGCCCCCTCGGTCCCTGGATCGTCAGAGAAATCAATCCATCTGCCCAGCTACAGACATTTTTAAACGATAACCCCCAACCCGTACAATCTGCCAGTATTGAAGAAATGGTTTATTCTCCAGCTGTCCTCGTGTCCTACATCAGTCAAGTCATGACGCTGTTACCTGGGGATGTCGTCTTGACTGGAACTCCTCCTGGAGTAGGAGCGCTGAATGCAGGCGATCGCATCCGCGTTGAGATTGAAGGGATTGGTCGCTTAGAAAATACTGTAATTTTAAGGTACGCCAACGAGAATTCTGAATCGACAATTCAAAACTTATAA
- a CDS encoding competence/damage-inducible protein A has translation MSAEIICVGTELLLGDILNTNAQFLAQQLANLGISHYYQTVVGDNPARIKHAIQVALERNSLTQDNSTQVLIFTGGLGPTPDDLTHETLADFFGVPLTEHQEIVEDITRKYASRGRKMSPSNRKQALLPQGAAILPNPGGTAPGILWQPRSGVVILTFPGVPSEMQQMWQETAVPYLKSLGFGQEIIYSQTLKFWGIAEAALAEKAAAFLNLPNPTVAPYASQGEVKLRVSAKATSPETAKQIIAPVTRQLQEIGDLNYFGSDEETLASAVGKLLTAAGETLSVAESCTGGGLGQMLTDIPGSSRYFWGGVISYDNAVKISVLGVNPDDLSQFGAVSAIVAEQMAAGVRSRLGTTWGLSITGIAGPDGGTATKPVGLVYVGLAGADGKVQSFENHFGAGRDRALIRHVSACTALDLLRRLLKAREQGALRCREQGEES, from the coding sequence ATGAGTGCCGAAATCATTTGCGTTGGAACTGAACTACTGCTGGGTGATATTCTCAATACCAACGCGCAATTTTTAGCTCAGCAATTAGCAAATCTGGGAATTTCCCATTACTATCAAACTGTAGTGGGGGATAATCCTGCGAGAATTAAACATGCGATTCAAGTCGCTTTAGAACGAAATTCATTAACTCAGGATAACTCGACTCAAGTTCTCATTTTTACAGGCGGTTTAGGTCCTACGCCCGACGATCTCACTCACGAAACTTTAGCCGATTTCTTTGGCGTACCGCTAACAGAACACCAAGAAATTGTTGAAGATATTACCCGCAAATACGCTTCACGCGGGCGAAAAATGTCTCCCAGCAACCGCAAGCAAGCCTTACTACCTCAAGGTGCGGCAATCTTACCCAATCCTGGGGGAACCGCCCCAGGTATTCTCTGGCAACCGCGATCTGGAGTGGTAATTCTCACCTTTCCTGGCGTACCGTCGGAAATGCAGCAGATGTGGCAAGAAACCGCCGTTCCCTATCTCAAAAGTCTTGGTTTTGGTCAAGAAATTATTTACAGCCAAACTTTGAAATTTTGGGGGATTGCCGAAGCAGCTTTAGCAGAAAAAGCAGCAGCCTTTCTCAATCTACCTAACCCTACCGTTGCTCCTTATGCCAGCCAAGGAGAGGTGAAGTTGCGCGTCTCGGCAAAAGCAACTTCACCAGAAACAGCCAAGCAAATTATTGCTCCAGTAACTCGACAATTGCAGGAAATTGGAGACTTAAATTATTTCGGTTCTGACGAAGAAACTTTAGCCTCGGCAGTCGGTAAATTATTAACTGCGGCAGGAGAAACTCTCAGCGTAGCGGAATCCTGCACGGGTGGCGGTTTAGGGCAGATGCTCACGGACATACCAGGGAGTTCTAGATATTTCTGGGGGGGAGTTATCTCCTACGACAATGCGGTAAAAATTTCTGTTTTGGGCGTTAATCCTGATGATTTGAGTCAATTTGGCGCTGTCAGCGCGATCGTCGCCGAACAAATGGCAGCAGGAGTGCGATCGCGTCTCGGTACGACTTGGGGTTTGAGCATCACGGGAATTGCCGGACCCGATGGTGGTACGGCAACCAAACCTGTTGGCTTAGTATACGTTGGTTTAGCGGGAGCCGATGGCAAAGTTCAAAGTTTTGAAAATCATTTCGGAGCTGGACGCGATCGCGCTCTGATTCGCCATGTCAGCGCCTGCACCGCCCTCGATCTCTTGCGTCGCCTACTAAAGGCTAGGGAGCAGGGAGCGCTTCGGTGCAGGGAGCAGGGGGAAGAGAGCTGA
- the aroQ gene encoding type II 3-dehydroquinate dehydratase, translated as MNGVSSHSSLIKILVLHGPNLNLLGAREPGIYGSVTLAEIDSMLVAEGNQLKTEVKAMQSNHEGVLVDAIQAAKAEFQGVLINAGAYTHTSVALRDAIAAVKMPTVEVHLSNIYQRESFRHHSYIAAVAIGQISGFGVQSYRLGLHALIHHIRHSN; from the coding sequence TTGAATGGCGTGTCTTCTCATTCGTCACTAATCAAAATTCTCGTGCTGCATGGACCGAATTTGAACCTACTGGGAGCAAGAGAGCCAGGAATTTATGGTTCGGTGACTTTGGCAGAAATCGATAGTATGTTAGTGGCAGAGGGGAATCAGCTGAAAACCGAAGTTAAGGCGATGCAGTCCAACCATGAAGGCGTGTTAGTGGATGCGATCCAAGCAGCTAAGGCGGAATTTCAGGGAGTTTTGATTAATGCGGGTGCTTACACCCATACCAGCGTAGCGCTGCGAGATGCGATCGCTGCGGTAAAAATGCCTACAGTAGAAGTTCATTTAAGTAATATCTATCAACGAGAATCTTTTCGCCATCACTCCTATATTGCGGCTGTGGCAATCGGGCAAATTAGTGGCTTTGGCGTACAGAGCTATCGCTTAGGTTTACACGCCTTGATTCACCATATCAGGCACTCCAATTAA
- the glyA gene encoding serine hydroxymethyltransferase: MSSTNLDLLASSDPVVAELISGELQRQRDHLELIASENFTSAAVLAAQGSVLTNKYAEGLPGKRYYGGCEYIDRVEQLAIDRVKQLFGAAHANVQPHSGAQANFAVFMTLLEPGDAIMGMDLSHGGHLTHGSPVNFSGKWFKVHHYGVNPQTEQLDYDQIRELALQHRPKLLICGYSAYPRIIDFEKFRAIADEVGAYLLADIAHIAGLVATGLHPNPIPYCDVVTTTTHKTLRGPRGGLILTRDPELGKKLDKSVFPGSQGGPLEHVIAAKAVAFGEALQPQFKTYAAQVIENAKAMAAQLQNRDFKLVSNGTENHLMLVDLRCIGMTGKEGDRLLGETNITANKNTVPFDTESPFVTSGIRLGSPAMTTRGMGTAEFTEIANIIADRLLHPQDDTVAQDCRRRVAALCDRFPLYPHLNVPVPALA; this comes from the coding sequence GTGTCTTCAACTAACTTAGATTTACTTGCTTCCTCCGATCCGGTTGTGGCTGAATTAATTAGCGGCGAACTTCAGCGCCAGCGCGACCACTTAGAATTAATTGCGAGTGAAAACTTTACTTCGGCTGCTGTTTTAGCCGCCCAGGGTTCGGTATTGACTAATAAATATGCTGAAGGCTTACCTGGAAAGCGCTATTACGGCGGTTGTGAATATATCGATCGCGTCGAGCAATTAGCGATCGATCGCGTCAAACAACTGTTTGGTGCAGCCCATGCCAACGTTCAACCCCATTCTGGCGCTCAGGCTAATTTCGCCGTCTTCATGACTCTGCTAGAGCCAGGAGACGCAATTATGGGGATGGATTTATCCCACGGCGGACACTTAACCCACGGTTCGCCCGTAAATTTCTCTGGCAAGTGGTTTAAAGTCCACCATTACGGCGTGAATCCCCAGACCGAACAATTAGACTACGACCAAATTCGGGAATTGGCGCTGCAACATCGTCCCAAGCTACTCATTTGCGGTTATTCTGCTTATCCACGCATAATTGACTTTGAAAAGTTTAGAGCGATCGCCGATGAAGTTGGTGCTTACTTATTAGCCGATATCGCTCACATTGCTGGCTTGGTTGCTACTGGCTTGCATCCTAACCCCATTCCCTACTGCGATGTCGTCACGACAACCACACATAAAACTTTGCGCGGACCAAGAGGCGGATTGATTCTCACTCGCGATCCCGAACTGGGTAAAAAACTAGACAAATCCGTGTTCCCTGGTAGCCAAGGCGGACCTTTAGAACACGTCATCGCGGCGAAAGCAGTTGCCTTTGGCGAAGCATTACAGCCTCAATTCAAAACTTATGCAGCTCAAGTCATTGAAAATGCTAAAGCAATGGCGGCTCAATTACAAAACAGAGACTTCAAACTCGTATCCAACGGTACAGAAAATCATTTGATGCTGGTTGACTTGCGCTGTATTGGCATGACAGGTAAAGAAGGCGATCGCCTTTTAGGTGAAACAAATATCACCGCTAATAAGAATACAGTCCCCTTCGACACAGAATCGCCTTTTGTGACAAGTGGTATCCGTTTGGGTTCTCCAGCCATGACCACACGAGGCATGGGAACGGCAGAATTTACCGAAATTGCCAATATTATCGCCGATCGCCTGTTACATCCTCAAGATGATACTGTAGCGCAAGACTGTCGCCGCCGAGTCGCGGCATTGTGCGATCGCTTCCCCCTCTATCCGCATCTCAACGTTCCCGTACCTGCCCTTGCCTAA
- a CDS encoding HD family phosphohydrolase, which yields MKKRTLFELLDLQLKKWQQLQPNQQKLTRKVCHEQGVKAKKLPKKHRKRTSALLILAVVLLSIMLGHRFANQPRLDEGTIAPETIRAPRAAQIVDTKTTAQNRQIAWRKAEPILVIDSTVNQKIWQKLQTNLTQGERLRQLAGNFPFTSTTNLSTAAQIYLRSCPDSQWQQVLAFLRDAQSRERKPNAATTNFAPVKIERFENEAMAQAAKELNAYRLKTATSQQFSMLMAKISQVRQQYAQALSQLAQLQKATPPTLYESSWLDLSDPIWSKTVAGIRATTQRILAQGVYRGISSDTLQTAVNLQVRSHVPPQLEPLATQMLLTVLEPNLKEDEAQTKLAAAEAVAKIAPQMLNLERGEVIVRKGETIDHAAFITLDYFGLSRRGIGWSGLSKFGGIVSVAVGIFVWIAWKLERQKLRQRDCVLILLLALSTPLLLRLNLQYINLPAVGLLLGSFYGFPIGGTVVGLLGLLIPIGMDISGKSLLTGLAGGMLASWMAGWMRSREELALIGVAVSVTQGLAYLLGKVVLSAIGTDSVWNWYDVALQAGLFSLAGIVWSAIAIGISPYLEHFFDLVTPIRLAELANPNRPLLKRLATEAPGTFQHTLFVSTLAEAAARVLGCNVELVRTGTLYHDIGKLHDPLAFIENQMGGANKHDEINDPWESAAIIRKHVTEGLVMARKCRLPMAIQAFIPEHQGTMAIAYFYHQAQQIARQDHSITVDERDFCYAGPAPQSRETALVMLADSCEAALRTLPAAGKSGAKEPTREEALAMVQKILRSRWQDNQLVDSGLTRADMDIIAETFVNIWQQFHHKRIAYPKKRD from the coding sequence ATGAAAAAGCGCACGCTATTTGAATTGCTCGACCTGCAACTCAAGAAGTGGCAGCAATTGCAACCAAACCAGCAAAAATTAACTCGTAAAGTATGCCACGAACAGGGAGTTAAAGCTAAAAAACTTCCTAAAAAGCATAGAAAACGCACCTCTGCGCTCCTGATACTGGCAGTAGTATTGCTGAGTATAATGCTGGGACATCGCTTTGCCAACCAACCTCGGCTAGATGAAGGCACGATCGCACCAGAGACAATTCGCGCCCCTAGAGCAGCTCAAATTGTCGATACGAAAACTACAGCCCAAAACCGCCAAATTGCATGGAGAAAAGCAGAGCCAATCTTAGTCATTGACTCGACAGTAAACCAAAAAATTTGGCAAAAGTTGCAAACTAACTTGACACAGGGAGAACGACTGCGGCAGCTAGCAGGAAATTTTCCATTCACAAGCACAACTAATTTATCTACAGCAGCACAAATTTATCTACGCAGCTGCCCAGATTCCCAGTGGCAGCAAGTTTTAGCCTTTTTACGAGACGCGCAAAGTCGAGAACGCAAGCCAAATGCCGCGACAACAAACTTTGCTCCGGTTAAAATCGAAAGATTTGAAAATGAGGCAATGGCTCAAGCAGCAAAAGAACTGAATGCCTATCGCTTAAAAACAGCGACATCTCAACAGTTCTCGATGTTAATGGCAAAGATATCTCAAGTTCGCCAGCAATACGCTCAAGCTTTATCACAACTGGCACAATTACAAAAAGCAACTCCGCCGACTCTTTACGAATCTTCCTGGTTAGATTTATCCGATCCCATTTGGTCGAAGACAGTTGCGGGTATCCGCGCCACTACACAACGCATTCTTGCCCAAGGAGTTTATCGAGGCATATCATCCGACACTTTGCAAACAGCGGTGAACTTACAAGTGCGATCGCACGTACCACCGCAGCTGGAACCTCTGGCAACCCAAATGCTGTTAACCGTCCTCGAACCAAATCTCAAGGAAGACGAAGCACAAACAAAACTAGCAGCAGCTGAAGCGGTTGCAAAAATTGCTCCCCAAATGCTGAATCTAGAGCGAGGCGAGGTCATAGTTAGAAAAGGCGAAACGATCGACCATGCTGCATTTATTACTCTCGACTATTTCGGTCTGTCGCGACGCGGGATCGGTTGGTCGGGACTATCAAAATTTGGTGGGATCGTTAGTGTAGCCGTTGGTATTTTTGTCTGGATTGCCTGGAAACTCGAGCGGCAGAAACTGCGACAGCGTGACTGTGTTTTGATTTTGTTATTAGCTTTGAGTACTCCGCTACTCTTAAGGCTGAATTTACAGTATATTAACTTACCTGCTGTAGGACTGTTACTAGGTAGCTTCTACGGCTTCCCAATTGGTGGCACGGTTGTAGGGTTGCTGGGGCTGCTCATACCTATAGGAATGGATATTAGCGGCAAGTCTTTGTTGACAGGCTTAGCTGGCGGAATGCTAGCTAGTTGGATGGCTGGGTGGATGCGATCGCGAGAAGAGTTAGCCTTGATCGGAGTCGCGGTTAGTGTAACGCAAGGATTAGCGTACCTGTTAGGGAAAGTCGTCCTCAGTGCGATCGGTACTGATTCAGTATGGAATTGGTACGATGTCGCCCTTCAAGCTGGCTTATTTAGCCTTGCAGGGATTGTCTGGAGCGCGATCGCGATCGGTATCAGTCCCTATTTAGAGCATTTTTTCGATCTAGTTACCCCAATTCGGCTAGCAGAACTTGCCAACCCCAACCGACCGTTACTAAAGCGTTTGGCAACGGAAGCCCCCGGAACCTTTCAACACACGCTGTTTGTCTCCACTCTAGCGGAGGCAGCAGCCAGGGTATTGGGGTGTAATGTGGAATTGGTGCGGACGGGAACTTTGTATCACGATATTGGCAAACTCCACGATCCCCTCGCTTTTATTGAGAATCAGATGGGTGGAGCGAATAAACACGATGAAATTAACGATCCTTGGGAGAGTGCGGCAATTATTAGAAAGCACGTGACTGAAGGGTTAGTCATGGCACGAAAGTGTCGTTTACCAATGGCAATCCAAGCCTTTATTCCCGAACATCAAGGCACGATGGCGATCGCCTATTTTTACCACCAAGCGCAGCAGATCGCACGACAAGACCATAGCATTACAGTAGACGAAAGAGATTTTTGCTACGCGGGTCCAGCGCCCCAGTCGCGAGAAACAGCCTTGGTGATGCTAGCAGATTCCTGTGAAGCAGCTTTACGCACTCTACCAGCAGCCGGAAAATCAGGAGCAAAAGAACCGACGCGAGAGGAAGCCCTAGCAATGGTACAAAAAATTCTGCGATCGCGCTGGCAAGATAATCAATTAGTTGATTCTGGACTAACGCGGGCAGACATGGATATCATCGCCGAAACCTTTGTCAACATTTGGCAACAGTTTCATCACAAGCGGATTGCTTATCCAAAGAAGAGAGACTAG
- a CDS encoding ion channel, translating into MTKAKRRLPRKPIISIVRQNGRLNVQGINKWYYYWRDPYHLLITMPWSWFLGIVASGYILLNSLFALAYLLQPGSIANARPGNFWDAFFFSIQTMATIGYGVMNPQTDYANVLVAIESWVGLLGVAMGTGIAFARFSRPTARVVFSRVAVVTAYDGIPTLMFRVANKRRNQIIEAQIRVVMVRDEMNAEGQFMRRLYDLPLVRANNPIFILSWTVMHPIDEYSPFYGATLEDLEAAETMLVVTLTGIDETVSQMIHARHTYIASEMLWHHRFADILFQKSDGQRYIDYNHFHEVMPVSSQREETNGVVSRSP; encoded by the coding sequence ATGACAAAAGCAAAGCGTCGTCTCCCCCGTAAACCAATTATTTCGATTGTGAGGCAGAATGGACGGTTAAACGTTCAGGGAATTAATAAATGGTATTACTACTGGCGCGATCCATACCATTTGTTGATTACTATGCCTTGGTCTTGGTTCTTAGGTATCGTAGCTTCTGGATACATATTACTCAATTCTTTGTTTGCTCTTGCCTATTTATTACAACCAGGTAGCATAGCTAACGCTCGACCTGGCAATTTCTGGGATGCTTTCTTTTTCAGCATTCAAACAATGGCAACTATTGGCTATGGCGTGATGAATCCGCAGACTGACTACGCTAACGTCCTAGTGGCGATCGAATCTTGGGTGGGTTTATTGGGCGTAGCTATGGGAACGGGAATCGCTTTTGCTCGTTTCTCTCGTCCTACGGCGCGAGTGGTTTTCAGTCGAGTGGCTGTTGTCACGGCTTATGATGGTATCCCAACTTTGATGTTTCGCGTGGCGAATAAGCGTCGCAACCAAATTATTGAAGCGCAGATTAGAGTTGTAATGGTACGAGACGAAATGAATGCTGAGGGGCAGTTTATGCGCCGATTGTACGACCTGCCTTTGGTACGTGCTAATAACCCAATTTTTATTCTCTCTTGGACGGTGATGCATCCGATTGACGAGTACAGCCCTTTTTACGGTGCTACTTTAGAAGATCTAGAAGCAGCAGAGACAATGTTGGTGGTAACGCTGACGGGCATTGATGAGACTGTATCTCAGATGATTCATGCTCGTCACACATACATTGCTTCAGAGATGTTGTGGCATCATCGGTTTGCTGATATTTTATTCCAGAAGTCTGACGGGCAACGCTATATCGATTACAACCACTTTCATGAGGTCATGCCCGTTTCTAGCCAGAGGGAAGAAACAAATGGAGTCGTATCCCGATCGCCATAA